One window of Hypanus sabinus isolate sHypSab1 chromosome 10, sHypSab1.hap1, whole genome shotgun sequence genomic DNA carries:
- the rps12 gene encoding 40S ribosomal protein S12 isoform X2: MAEECIAAGGVMDVNTALQEVLKTAYIHDGLCCGLREAAKVLDKRQAHLCVLASNCDEAQYVKLVEALCAEHQINLIKVDDNKKLGEWVGLCKIDREGKPRKVVGCSCVVVKDYGKDSQAKDVIDNYFRAK; encoded by the exons ATGGCCGAGGAATG CATAGCCGCAGGAGGAGTCATGGATGTCAACACTGCACTTCAGGAGGTGCTGAAAACGGCATACATCCACGATGGCTTGTGTTGTGGTCTGCGGGAAGCTGCCAAAGTGCTCGATAA ACGACAAGCACACTTGTGTGTCCTGGCAAGCAACTGTGATGAGGCACAATATGTTAAGTTGGTAGAGGCACTCTGTGCTGAACATCAGATCAACCTGATTAAG GTTGATGACAACAAGAAACTCGGAGAGTGGGTAGGCCTGTGCAAGATAGACCGAGAAGGGAAACCTCGCAAGGTTGTGGGTTGCAGCTGCGTTGTTGTCAAG GATTATGGCAAGGACTCACAAGCCAAGGATGTCATTGACAATTACTTCAGGGCAAAGTAA
- the rps12 gene encoding 40S ribosomal protein S12 isoform X1: protein MTSPARPLCRHCTAGSGIAAGGVMDVNTALQEVLKTAYIHDGLCCGLREAAKVLDKRQAHLCVLASNCDEAQYVKLVEALCAEHQINLIKVDDNKKLGEWVGLCKIDREGKPRKVVGCSCVVVKDYGKDSQAKDVIDNYFRAK from the exons ATGACGTCACCGGCGCGCCCTCTCTGCCGCCATTGTACTGCGGGCTCCGG CATAGCCGCAGGAGGAGTCATGGATGTCAACACTGCACTTCAGGAGGTGCTGAAAACGGCATACATCCACGATGGCTTGTGTTGTGGTCTGCGGGAAGCTGCCAAAGTGCTCGATAA ACGACAAGCACACTTGTGTGTCCTGGCAAGCAACTGTGATGAGGCACAATATGTTAAGTTGGTAGAGGCACTCTGTGCTGAACATCAGATCAACCTGATTAAG GTTGATGACAACAAGAAACTCGGAGAGTGGGTAGGCCTGTGCAAGATAGACCGAGAAGGGAAACCTCGCAAGGTTGTGGGTTGCAGCTGCGTTGTTGTCAAG GATTATGGCAAGGACTCACAAGCCAAGGATGTCATTGACAATTACTTCAGGGCAAAGTAA
- the rps12 gene encoding 40S ribosomal protein S12 isoform X3, which yields MDVNTALQEVLKTAYIHDGLCCGLREAAKVLDKRQAHLCVLASNCDEAQYVKLVEALCAEHQINLIKVDDNKKLGEWVGLCKIDREGKPRKVVGCSCVVVKDYGKDSQAKDVIDNYFRAK from the exons ATGGATGTCAACACTGCACTTCAGGAGGTGCTGAAAACGGCATACATCCACGATGGCTTGTGTTGTGGTCTGCGGGAAGCTGCCAAAGTGCTCGATAA ACGACAAGCACACTTGTGTGTCCTGGCAAGCAACTGTGATGAGGCACAATATGTTAAGTTGGTAGAGGCACTCTGTGCTGAACATCAGATCAACCTGATTAAG GTTGATGACAACAAGAAACTCGGAGAGTGGGTAGGCCTGTGCAAGATAGACCGAGAAGGGAAACCTCGCAAGGTTGTGGGTTGCAGCTGCGTTGTTGTCAAG GATTATGGCAAGGACTCACAAGCCAAGGATGTCATTGACAATTACTTCAGGGCAAAGTAA